A single window of Halobacterium jilantaiense DNA harbors:
- a CDS encoding peroxiredoxin family protein has protein sequence MTPTLAPDFELPNAGAGPDPYRLADRAAADDVDFVVLLFQRDYHCGNCREQVQQVAERYEEFVARNAEVASVLPEPRERAASWQDSYGLPFALLADESKAVGDDYDQPTRFGVLGSLHDLVGRMPETVVLDVRGDEPTVAYEHRGSSPSDRPSVDELLAEIDALA, from the coding sequence ATGACTCCCACGCTCGCGCCCGACTTCGAGCTGCCGAACGCCGGAGCCGGCCCGGACCCTTACCGGCTCGCCGACCGGGCGGCAGCCGACGACGTGGATTTCGTCGTGTTGCTGTTCCAGCGGGACTACCACTGCGGGAACTGCAGGGAACAGGTCCAGCAGGTCGCCGAGCGGTACGAGGAGTTCGTCGCTCGGAACGCCGAGGTCGCGTCCGTGCTCCCGGAGCCACGGGAGCGCGCCGCCTCCTGGCAGGACAGCTACGGGCTGCCGTTCGCGCTGCTGGCCGACGAGTCGAAGGCCGTCGGCGACGACTACGACCAGCCGACCCGGTTCGGCGTGCTGGGCAGCCTCCACGACCTCGTCGGCCGGATGCCGGAGACCGTGGTGCTGGACGTGCGCGGCGACGAACCGACCGTCGCCTACGAACACCGCGGGTCGTCGCCGAGCGACCGCCCGAGCGTCGACGAGCTGCTCGCCGAAATCGACGCCCTCGCGTAG
- a CDS encoding DUF6517 family protein, protein MQRHTLTAAALAVLVALAGCGMLTGDLSYAASPATVDDATLDETGYEEANVAEQEVTREFEAAGQSRNVTVTNHVAMYERSVDVPVVGEQRAAVFGAFASPEVSVLGQSFNPIEDYSNRELVSLAQQQYSGLAVGDEVGTRSVTVLGESANVTMFDGEASIGGTSVDVFVHVTKVKHDGDYVVGVAIHPQALDGERATVDDLLAGLDH, encoded by the coding sequence ATGCAACGACACACCCTCACGGCGGCGGCACTCGCCGTCCTCGTCGCGCTCGCCGGCTGCGGGATGCTCACCGGCGACCTCTCGTACGCCGCGTCCCCGGCGACCGTCGACGACGCGACCCTCGACGAGACGGGCTACGAGGAGGCGAACGTCGCCGAGCAGGAGGTCACTCGGGAGTTCGAGGCGGCGGGGCAGTCCCGGAACGTCACGGTGACGAACCACGTCGCGATGTACGAGCGCAGCGTCGACGTGCCCGTCGTGGGCGAGCAGCGCGCGGCCGTCTTCGGCGCGTTCGCCAGCCCCGAGGTGAGCGTACTCGGCCAGTCGTTCAACCCCATCGAGGACTACAGCAACCGGGAGCTGGTGTCGCTCGCCCAGCAGCAGTACAGCGGCCTCGCGGTCGGCGACGAGGTCGGCACTCGGAGCGTCACCGTGCTGGGCGAGTCGGCGAACGTGACGATGTTCGACGGCGAGGCGTCCATCGGCGGCACGAGCGTGGACGTCTTCGTCCACGTCACGAAGGTGAAACACGACGGCGACTACGTCGTCGGCGTCGCCATCCACCCGCAGGCCCTCGACGGCGAACGGGCGACCGTCGACGACCTGCTCGCGGGCCTCGACCACTAG
- the cysS gene encoding cysteine--tRNA ligase translates to MTQYVTNTLSGERESFEPRDPENVLVYTCGLTVSDDAHLGHARLWVQSDVVARWLSHAGYGVRHVQNFTDVNEKIVARVGEDDLGDTEAEVAAHYTQSVIDDMRALNLERADVYPRVSEHVPEIVALVEDLIDAGYAYEANGSVYFDVTSFEDYGKLSGQQVDELDAQGPEDEQAEKRHPADFALWKAGGVSPEDANEHRGDDLPALDHECGQTWDSPWSEGRPGWHIECSAMATTHLDEHIDVHVGGQDLVFPHHENEIAQSEAASGEQFADYWLHVRLLETDGEKMSSSLGNFFTAKNAVAEFGANVVRMFLVSTSYTQRQTYSEATVSEAEERWDRLERAYDRATDAADDVAAYAKGEDGDLRAAVADARADFETAMQDDFNTRGAVSALLELATAVNRHVDGHDDYDYRGLVDAIETFEELGGGVLGFQFGDEEVGGDVSIAEDVVDLVLDVREEERDAGNYDRADDLRDRLEALGVTVEDTDDGATFRL, encoded by the coding sequence ATGACGCAGTACGTGACGAACACCCTCTCCGGCGAGCGAGAGTCCTTCGAGCCACGCGACCCCGAGAACGTCCTCGTGTACACGTGTGGCCTGACGGTCTCCGACGACGCCCACCTGGGCCACGCTCGCCTCTGGGTGCAGTCGGACGTCGTGGCGCGGTGGCTCTCGCACGCGGGGTACGGCGTGCGACACGTGCAGAACTTCACCGACGTGAACGAGAAGATCGTCGCGCGCGTCGGCGAGGACGACCTCGGCGACACCGAGGCCGAGGTCGCCGCCCACTACACGCAGTCGGTCATCGACGACATGCGCGCGCTGAACCTCGAACGCGCCGACGTCTACCCGCGTGTCTCCGAGCACGTCCCCGAAATCGTCGCGCTCGTCGAGGACCTCATCGACGCGGGCTACGCCTACGAGGCGAACGGTTCGGTCTACTTCGACGTGACGAGCTTCGAGGACTACGGGAAGCTCTCGGGCCAGCAGGTCGACGAACTGGACGCGCAGGGCCCCGAGGACGAGCAGGCCGAGAAGCGCCACCCGGCGGACTTCGCGCTCTGGAAGGCCGGCGGCGTCAGTCCCGAAGACGCCAACGAGCACCGCGGCGACGACCTCCCGGCCCTCGACCACGAGTGCGGTCAGACGTGGGACTCGCCGTGGAGCGAGGGGCGGCCGGGCTGGCACATCGAGTGCTCCGCGATGGCGACCACGCACCTCGACGAGCACATCGACGTCCACGTCGGCGGTCAGGACCTCGTGTTCCCCCACCACGAGAACGAAATCGCGCAGAGCGAGGCGGCGTCCGGCGAGCAGTTCGCGGACTACTGGCTGCACGTCCGCCTGCTGGAGACCGACGGCGAGAAGATGTCCTCCAGCCTCGGGAACTTCTTCACTGCGAAGAACGCCGTCGCGGAGTTCGGCGCGAACGTCGTCCGGATGTTCCTCGTCTCCACCTCGTACACGCAGCGCCAGACGTACTCCGAGGCCACCGTCTCGGAGGCCGAGGAGCGCTGGGACCGACTGGAGCGCGCCTACGACCGCGCGACTGACGCCGCCGACGACGTGGCGGCGTACGCGAAGGGCGAAGACGGAGACCTGCGCGCGGCGGTCGCCGACGCCCGCGCGGACTTCGAAACCGCGATGCAGGACGACTTCAACACCCGTGGAGCGGTGTCCGCGCTGCTGGAACTCGCGACCGCCGTGAACCGCCACGTCGACGGCCACGACGACTACGACTACCGCGGGCTCGTCGACGCCATCGAGACCTTCGAGGAGCTGGGCGGCGGCGTGCTCGGCTTCCAGTTCGGAGACGAGGAGGTCGGCGGCGACGTCTCCATCGCCGAGGACGTCGTCGACCTCGTGCTGGACGTCCGCGAGGAGGAGCGCGACGCCGGCAACTACGACCGCGCCGACGACCTCCGGGACCGGCTGGAGGCCCTCGGCGTCACCGTCGAGGACACCGACGACGGCGCGACGTTCCGGCTGTAG
- a CDS encoding DUF7523 family protein, translated as MTLAGETRAAVDDHPFLRRALRAGVVNHAAAARFLDIDGDEEAVAAAVRRYAEDLPAFTTEDAGARVSMESGLSRVEGGDEGLLAVGDEAFSANGGDLTALVAAGDVDTRALAVALERLHVAGVDPVAAGVADSLAVVVERRDGADALRLLEDALASVPQRSDG; from the coding sequence ATGACGCTGGCTGGTGAGACGCGGGCGGCAGTCGACGACCACCCGTTCCTGCGGCGGGCGCTGCGCGCGGGTGTCGTGAACCACGCCGCTGCTGCGCGCTTTCTTGACATCGACGGCGACGAGGAGGCGGTGGCGGCGGCCGTCCGCCGGTACGCCGAGGACCTCCCCGCGTTCACCACCGAGGACGCCGGAGCGCGGGTCTCCATGGAGTCCGGGCTCTCCCGCGTCGAGGGGGGCGACGAGGGACTGCTCGCCGTCGGCGACGAGGCGTTCAGCGCGAACGGCGGCGACCTGACCGCGCTCGTCGCCGCCGGCGACGTGGACACCCGCGCGCTCGCGGTCGCCCTGGAGCGCCTGCACGTCGCCGGCGTCGACCCCGTCGCGGCGGGCGTCGCGGACTCGCTCGCCGTCGTGGTCGAGCGGCGGGACGGCGCGGACGCGCTGCGACTCCTCGAAGACGCGCTCGCCTCGGTCCCGCAGCGCAGCGACGGGTGA
- a CDS encoding ArsR/SmtB family transcription factor, whose translation MSEDSDPTAVLSVLDDEHARAILAAASREPMSASQLSEACDASTATVYRRIDDLTDLGLLEESINVRPDGNHHSVYRATLTRFSIELEDGEFTTEVEVETEDVADRFTRMWEGL comes from the coding sequence GTGAGCGAGGACAGCGACCCGACGGCGGTGCTCTCCGTGCTCGACGACGAGCACGCCCGAGCCATCCTCGCCGCGGCAAGCAGAGAACCAATGTCCGCGAGCCAACTCAGCGAGGCCTGCGACGCGTCGACAGCGACCGTCTACAGGCGCATCGACGACCTGACCGACCTCGGCCTCCTGGAGGAGTCGATAAACGTCCGCCCGGACGGCAACCACCACAGCGTCTACCGGGCGACGCTCACGCGGTTCAGCATCGAACTCGAAGACGGCGAGTTCACGACCGAGGTGGAGGTCGAAACAGAGGACGTCGCCGACCGATTCACGCGCATGTGGGAGGGACTATGA